In one Conger conger chromosome 5, fConCon1.1, whole genome shotgun sequence genomic region, the following are encoded:
- the ngs gene encoding notochord granular surface: MSRSPERMSSYRRHFEEGMASAFQVRVSSPSPPRVRHRSASYSRSAVATTLRADSMGRRNFSGTRRSHLTSASSMGVLCLGVGMGATLDLDAAAAENQAFLSTRTSERQEMVVLNDRLAAYIEKVRTLEQQNKQLESEIAALQNRYVKPSGLRMLYEEQLKELKRIADQMKAQRDMAVAAKEAMAGQLEMLKAKYEEAVEARKKAEQEIEAFRPDVDAATSARIALEKQLENLEAELLFLQRVHKEEIEELMKQIYSAVAKTEVAFSLPDLAASLKLIQSQYDEIAAKNLQEMDAWYKTKFEDLSNASTKHVERVRSVREEMATCKKDIQNKERELESLKTRNETLEAQIRDALEKYKKVEDDLKAKIEALTAELKSIKEKIALHLREYQDLLNIKMALEIEITTYRKLIEGEDLRLSSMVRNLSLMSSSMTATAAMSSTVIGSSVVVGSSMATVSSTSAVSSTSAVNGALESALGNGQGNGQANGQGNGLGEGQGNGQGNGQGNGLGEGQGNGSEDNAQESQLEAAESVVTEQAVEMTERKTVLIRTVKTEDDMMQSDTHEQTIIISGAADETEDD, encoded by the exons ATGAGTCGCAGCCCAGAAAGGATGTCATCGTACCGCCGGCATTTCGAAGAGGGCATGGCTTCAGCCTTCCAGGTGCGGGTGTCCAGCCCCTCGCCTCCCCGTGTCCGGCACCGCTCCGCCAGCTACAGCCGTAGCGCCGTAGCAACCACCCTGCGAGCTGACAGCATGGGCCGGAGAAACTTCTCTGGTACTCGCAGGTCGCACCTCACCAG TGCCAGCAGCATGGGGGTGCTGTGTCTGGGTGTTGGAATGGGGGCCACCCTTGATCTGGATGCGGCGGCTGCAGAGAATCAGGCCTTCCTCAGCACACGGACCTCGGAGCGCCAGGAGATGGTGGTACTTAACGACAGGCTGGCCGCCTACATTGAGAAG GTGCGGACACTTGAGCAGCAGAACAAGCAGCTGGAGTCAGAGATTGCAGCCCTGCAGAATCGCTATGTGAAGCCCTCCGGCCTACGGATGCTCTATGAGGAACAGCTGAAAGAGCTGAAGAGGATCGCAGACCAGATGAAAGCACAGCGG GATATGGCTGTTGCCGCAAAGGAGGCAATGGCAGGTCAACTAGAGATGCTCAAAGCCAAGTATGAGGAGGCGGTGGAGGCCAGGAAGAAGGCAGAGCAGGAGATCGAAGCTTTCCGTCCG GATGTTGACGCAGCTACCTCTGCACGCATTGCCCTTGAGAAGCAACTGGAGAACCTTGAAGCAGAACTACTCTTCCTCCAGAGGGTTCACAAAGag GAAATTGAGGAGCTGATGAAGCAGATTTATAGTGCAGTTGCTAAAACTGAGGTGGCCTTCTCCCTCCCTGACCTCGCTGCTTCTCTCAAACTAATACAGTCCCAGTATGATGAGATCGCTGCCAAGAATTTACAG GAAATGGATGCTTGGTATAAAACAAAATTTGAGGACTTGAGCAACGCCTCAACTAAACACGTTGAAAGAGTTCGAAGTGTCAGAGAAGAAATGGCAACCTGTAAGAAAGAT ATTCAGAACAAAGAGCGCGAGCTGGAGTCTTTGAAAACCAGAAACGAGACACTGGAAGCACAGATCCGTGATGCACTAGAAAAATACAAGAAGGTGGAGGATGATCTTAAG GCAAAGATTGAGGCTCTTACTGCTGAACTGAAATCCATTAAGGAGAAAATTGCACTTCACCTCCGTGAATATCAAGACTTACTGAACATCAAGATGGCCCTTGAGATTGAAATCACAACATACAG GAAACTGATCGAGGGGGAGGACTTGAGGCTGAGCAGTATGGTCCGGAACCTATCCCTCATGAGCAGCAGCATGACTGCCACAGCAGCCATGAGCTCCACAGTGATAGGGAGCTCTGTGGTGGTGGGGAGCTCCATGGCGACAGTAAGCTCCACGTCAGCAGTAAGCTCCACGTCGGCAGTGAACGGGGCCCTGGAGAGTGCCCTGGGGAACGGCCAGGGGAATGGCCAGGCAAACGGCCAGGGGAACGGCCTTGGTGAGGGCCAGGGGAACGGCCAGGGGAACGGGCAGGGGAATGGCCTTGGTGAGGGCCAGGGGAACGGAAGTGAGGACAACGCCCAGGAGAGCCAGCTGGAAGCCGCTGAGAGCGTTGTCACAGAACAAGCAGTGGAGATGACTGAGAGGAAGACTGTGCTCATCAG AACAGTTAAAACAGAAGATGATATGATGCAAAGCGACACCCATGAGCAAACAATCATCATATCCGGCGCCGCTGATGAAACTGAAGATGATTAG